The following coding sequences are from one Diadema setosum chromosome 9, eeDiaSeto1, whole genome shotgun sequence window:
- the LOC140233314 gene encoding uncharacterized protein — protein MWNVPLATVLLVWVYIGHVGAQNTTGLTPTTEQRTTGTTAPSTANPNITTAVPTTPEPNRAEIRWLAIVDELMAEKSQSLNDTFFAIMEQYPDVPGQVIEKIYFNGDFMTNSSSRPDMTSVTTDELLQILSVIIDVLDNEDVNMTTREILVTAAFVQDLTATILLDMSGNDLLADYGEIDGVMSYIIEICDILLDEEYLDLWLDIQRAFPVYASVIETVDVASLAIANLLSTPGSLKSHVKNINYEMIKDTWQNITEKGEYIFQIGEGEGIIIPETYLDTIDFQSDDVVGLAAVQYKGVSDVMGRNYTRASVTDSIRAMMSDYRPRVLANDVISLTAIRVPDFSGTSVPVFYKFNNLEKKARHHDVVCVFWNFDKYTEDGGVWDDEGCYYVASGSDAWSSQCMCNHTTNFGLLFLEHDPEFIDWHFIIQTWLWSIGAGVSVLPLFPFFFYLIYLTTINSKRRSAQINFVFSLIMMLLILATNEVGKWKNSAYVCMGFGIGMHLFTVSTFSWLFVISILLFTRVTELTDKEASHWFCVLIGWGLPFVTVGVSAGMMYTEYGIGPRCWFNDASNIKLAFLVPVAVFGVFTILLLLASIRAILQSGKVILFEREKEELLKLRTTCLCFLIMSPELILFYFCGQFSFVNPMIGYAFGALMPFQGIIVVVLEMRLNKELPEALKLKKNPPKELKDEYDIWADELDEAVRADSSLAKEQEYFGNERVKSRQSMLSMRGIKLARAAHASNMIGSRPQMVGGTGSKNTKKTKKKKKKKSKMILDQEARQQADGESRGRNSTEPTGPPGKPKVGFIHTDYSELDPPYGKKSTAEDIAANLPKSPPPRTPGRRTPSGKGPRRKTPTQPSPLPRSPSLPGAPDDPEETFENFLAPPPRTKGDGASPLGERNSPEGADNKGYEDDEYYDENGEYYDDEEYYGDDYGEGEYDENGEYYDDYGDYDDYGDYEYDEEYDENAEY, from the exons ATGTGGAACGTGCCTTTGGCCACCGTGTTGCTAGTGTGGGTCTACATCGGTCACG TGGGAGCCCAAAACACGACCGGCCTGACTCCGACCACTGAACAGCGCACGACGGGCACGACTGCCCCCTCGACTGCGAACCCAAACATTACGACCGCGGTCCCGACCACGCCCGAGCCAAACAGGGCCGAAATTCGATGGCTGGCTATCGTGGATGAACTGATGGCTGAAAAGTCGCAGAGCCTCAACGACACTTTCTTCGCCATCATGGAACAGTATCCAGATGTTCCTGGCCAG GTCATTGAGAAAATTTATTTCAACGGCGACTTCATGACAAACTCGAGTTCTCGTCCCGACATGACGTCGGTAACTACCGACGAGCTGCTACAGATCTTGTCCGTCATCATCGATGTCCTCGATAACGAGGACGTCAACATGACGACCAGGGAAATACTGGTCACCGCTGCTTTCGTCCAGGACCTCACGGCCACTATCCTACTCGATATGTCGGGGAACGATCTCCTCGCTGACTACGGAGAGATTGATGGCGTGATGTCG TACATTATTGAAATCTGCGATATCCTGCTGGACGAAGAATATTTAGATCTGTGGCTCGATATTCAACGA gcGTTTCCCGTCTACGCTTCGGTGATTGAGACTGTCGACGTAGCATCCTTGGCGATAGCAAACCTTTTATCGACCCCAGGAAGCCTGAAGTCTCATGTCAAGAATATca ATTATGAAATGATCAAAGACACTTGGCAGAACATTACAGAGAAAGGGGAGTACATCTTTCAGATTGGCGAGGGAGAAGGTATCATCATCCCAGAGACTTACCTCGACACCATCGACTTCCAGA GTGATGACGTAGTTGGTCTGGCGGCCGTCCAGTACAAAGGGGTCAGTGACGTCATGGGCAGGAACTATACAAGGGCCTCGGTCACTGATTCCATCAGGGCTATGATGAG TGATTACCGACCTCGTGTGTTGGCCAATGACGTCATATCTTTAACCGCCATTCGGGTGCCAGACTTCAGTGGGACCAGTGTACCGGTCTTCTATAAATTCAATAATCTTGAGAAG AAAGCGAGACACCACGATGTCGTATGCGTCTTCTGGAACTTCGATAAATA cacGGAAGATGGGGGCGTTTGGGATGATGAGGGTTGCTACTATGTCGCCTCCGGATCGGACGCGTGGTCCTCACAGTGTATGTGTAACCACACCACCAACTTTGGCCTGCTATTCCTCGAACACGATCCAGAG TTCATTGACTGGCATTTCATCATCCAGACATGGCTGTGGTCGATAGGTGCTGGTGTATCCGTACTACCgctctttcctttcttcttctacCTCATCTACCTTAC GACAATAAATTCCAAGCGACGCTCTGCACAGATCAACTTCGTGTTCAGCCTTATCATGATGCTTCTCATATTGGCAACAAATGAAGTCGGCAAGTGGAAAAAC AGTGCGTACGTGTGTATGGGCTTTGGGATCGGGATGCACCTGTTTACCGTGTCGACGTTCAGCTGGCTCTTCGTGATCAGCATACTCCTCTTTACCAGGGTGACGGAGCTCACCGACAAGGAAGCGTCACACTGGTTCTGCGTCCTCATTGGCTGGG GCTTACCTTTCGTGACTGTTGGAGTGTCAGCAGGCATGATGTACACTGAATACGGAATAGGGCCTAG GTGCTGGTTTAATGATGCCAGTAACATCAAACTGGCATTTTTGGTTCCCGTTGCAGTCTTTGGCGTG TTTACAATCTTACTTCTGCTGGCATCCATCCGAGCCATTTTGCAGTCGGGGAAGGTCATCCTCTTCGAGCGAGAAAAGGAGGAACTCCTTAAATTGAG GACAACATGTCTCTGCTTCCTGATCATGTCGCCCGAGTTGATACTCTTCTACTTCTGTGGCCAGTTCTCATTCGTCAACCCCATGATAGGTTACGCCTTCGGAGCACTCATGCCTTTCCAG GGTATCATAGTCGTCGTGCTGGAGATGCGCTTGAACAAAGAG TTACCGGAAGCATTGAAGCTGAAGAAGAACCCACCAAAGGAATTAAAGGACGAATACGACATTTGG GCTGACGAGCTGGACGAAGCAGTGAGAGCCGATTCAT CCCTAGCCAAGGAGCAAGAATACTTTGGAAACGAAAGGGTGAAATCGAGACAG TCTATGCTGTCCATGCGAGGTATCAAGTTGGCCAGAGCCGCGCACGCCTCCAATATGATCGGCTCCAGGCCCCAGATGGTCGGAGGGACGGGCTCCAAAAATACgaagaaaacgaagaaaaagaagaagaagaagtccaAGATGATTTTAGACCAGGAGGCCCGGCAGCAGGCTGATGGCGAGAGTCGTGGTCGCAATTCCACCGAACCGACGGGACCGCCGGGCAAGCCCAAAGTAGGTTTTATTCATACGGACTACTCGGAGCTCGATCCCCCTTACGGGAAGAAGAGCACTGCCGAGGATATCGCCGCCAATTTACCCAAGAGTCCACCGCCGAGGACGCCGGGAAGGAGGACGCCCAGCGGGAAGGGTCCGCGGAGGAAGACGCCGACGCAGCCCAGTCCGCTACCTCGCAGTCCCTCACTGCCCGGCGCGCCGGACGACCCCGAGGAGACGTTCGAGAATTTCCTCGCGCCGCCGCCGCGCACGAAGGGCGACGGCGCAAGCCCGCTCGGAGAGCGCAACTCGCCCGAGGGCGCGGACAATAAAGGCTACGAGGATGATGAATACTATGACGAGAACGGCGAGTACTACGATGACGAAGAGTACTATGGGGACGACTACGGAGAAGGAGAGTACGATGAAAATGGCGAGTACTATGATGATTACGGAGACTACGACGATTACGGCGATTATGAATACGATGAAGAATACGACGAAAACGCAGAATATTGA